The genomic segment CATTACTTGATATAAACAATACAGTTCCAGCTGATATGTACGAATCAGAAATTAAAGGTAAATTTAACTATTCATTAAATGATACATTTATGGCATTCCACTGTGGTAATACAGCAGCTTGTAAATTAACATGTGGAACAATGAAAAACCAAATGATTATGGCAAGAGCCCTTGAACCAAATCAAGAACCAAATATAACTAGAGGAACACTTGAAGGAGACATAGTACCAGGAGATATTACATTCTTCAGATTACAAAGTAATGCAGATGCAGAACTTACAGCTTATGTAGCAGAAGGTGAAGTATTACCAGTTGCAACTCGTTCATTTGGAGCTATAGGAGTATTTGCAATTCCTGAAATGGGAAGATTCTATCGTCACGTATTAGTAGAAGGCAGATATCCTCATCATGGAGCAGTTGCATTTGGACACTTTGGAAAAGCTGTTTACAACTTATTTAGATATTTAGGTGTTAAAGAAGTTGGATTCAATCAACCAAAAGGTATGCTTTACAAAACTGAAAATCCATTTGCATAGTTTAAAATTTATGCAATAATCCACCGAAAGAAGAAACATTGTTATTTCACAGGACTATGAAAATTTCGCTGAAAGTGCTAAATTGCAGGTTGCACCACTAATGCTTGCTCCCAATTTCATTGTGACAAGCGTTAATGGAACAAACTACAATTAAGAACTTTTAACAGCTCATTTTCAATGCCTGTTGCATAAAAATGTTTCTACTTTCTAGTTGGGATATATTTCATAGTGTAGATTTAACTTATAATTGGTCTGCTTATAGGGTTCCGTATTGATAATACATATTTAGTTTTTCAATTTCTTAAATAACAGTGATATTGAATTTTCACAAGTTTGAATATTATTATGGAAACCTGTATAGATTATAGTTGGGTTATCTATAGAGAGAAAATGTTTAGTATATAATTAATTCTGTTTATATAAAGATATAGGCTGAAAGTATAATATTTATAGCTTTCAGCTTTTATTTTATGTATTTTTTTAGAACGCACATAAAGGGGACTTTAGATTTGTTTGTTATTAATTGTTAAATTCTTAATATATGAATAAGTTTTGTGTTAGATATAAAAAAATATCAATAAAATATTGACAAATGGTAGTGTTAAAGATATAATTAGACATAGATAAAGCAATGGAGCATTTATTTTATATAGGTGTTTTGTTGCTTTTTTTTATTTATTATTGCTGATATATCAGTGGGATTTCAATGAATTTCAGTGAAAGGAGAGATAAATCTGTGTCAAGCTGAAAAGTCGTATGCTAAAGAAATATATAAGCAAATTAAGTTAGATATTTTGAACCAAAGAATAAAGGATGGCGATTTTCTTACATTATCAGAACTGGCAGATAAGTACAATGTGAGTAAAACACCTGTAAGAGATGCGCTAGGAGCCTTAGAAATTCAAGGATATCTTAAATCTTTACCTAGAAAAGGTTATTTAGTAAAACCTATAACACAGAAAAATATAAGAGAATCTTTTCAAATGAGATTTATTTTTGAAAAAGTAGCTGTAAGTTTAGCAGTTAAACTGGCTAGTGATTCGGAATTGCAAAATATAATGCAATTAGCTGAGAAATTTCCAGAAGTCTCGCAGGAAAATGAGATTACACGGTTTAATGAGTTAAACGATATGTTTCATATGTCCATTATAAAGGCAACTCACAATTCTCTTCTAATTGAAATGTGTGAAGGAGTTATGGAAAATTTATCACGGATACTAATGACAGACAGCAAACATTTAGAGTTTGTGAATGAAAAAGAAGAACATATAAATATAGCAAGAGCGCTGATTCAGAGAGATAGTAAAATGGCAGAAAAACTTATAACGGAGCATCTTATGCATCTGGAATCAAGAGTAAATACTAATGAAAGTATTATAGTATAAGAAGTAAAATTTAGGGTAAGCTTTCAGTTAGAAGAAGAGTTTTGCTTTTTGAATGTAAAGGTATGATAAGAACTTCTATATTTAAAAGAATGTGTAAAAATTTTAACTTATTATAAAAATAAGAATTATTAATAAAGATTTTTTAAATTAATTAAGGGGGAAAAAAAATGAACAAAAAATCGTTAGTAGGAATTGTACTAGCATCAGTTATGACAGTAGGTATAATGGCAGGTTGTGGGTCATCAAAAAATGATTCAGCAAAAAGTGGTGATGGAAACAAGAAATATGTAATTGCATGTGATGCTAAATATGCACCATTCTCTTTTGAGGAAAATGGAAAATATAAAGGGATAGATGTAGAGCTTTTAGATGCAATTGCAAAGGAAGAGAAATTTGAATATGATTTAAAGCCAATGGACTTTAATGGAATTATTCCTGGACTTACATCTAATCAATTAGATGGTGCTATT from the Clostridium beijerinckii genome contains:
- a CDS encoding GntR family transcriptional regulator — protein: MKGEINLCQAEKSYAKEIYKQIKLDILNQRIKDGDFLTLSELADKYNVSKTPVRDALGALEIQGYLKSLPRKGYLVKPITQKNIRESFQMRFIFEKVAVSLAVKLASDSELQNIMQLAEKFPEVSQENEITRFNELNDMFHMSIIKATHNSLLIEMCEGVMENLSRILMTDSKHLEFVNEKEEHINIARALIQRDSKMAEKLITEHLMHLESRVNTNESIIV